Below is a genomic region from Actinomycetes bacterium.
GGCGCGCCGGACAGCGTCGGCCGCTCGATCGGGACCACGAGGACGAAGCCCGCGGCGAGCAGCAGGAGGAGGGCGACGACCACGCTGCCTCGGGCACCCCGGGACAACGTCGTCACGGTCCGCGTCTCCACCTCCGAGGTCGACATGCCAGGGAGCCTAGCTGGCGAGGTGGCCCGCTCCTCCCAGGTCGGGGTGGCGCCGGAACCAGTCAACGGTCGTGCGGATCCCCTCCTCCACCGCGACGACGGGCTGCCAGCCCAGGACGTCGCCGGCGAGGGAGATGTCGGGGCGGCGTACCGAGGGATCGTCCTCTGGCCGGGGGACGAAGACGATCGGTGAGGCGGAGCCGACGATGGACACGACGAGCTCGGCCAGCTTGAGCACCGACAGCTCGCCCGGGTTGCCGATGTTCATCGGCCCGGGGTGGCCGCTGCCCAGCAGGCGGACCAGCCCCTCGATCTCGTCCACCACGTAGCAGACGGAGCGGGTCTGCTCGCCGTTGCCGGCCACCGTGACGGGTTCGCCGCGCAGCGCCTGGGTGATGAAGGTCGGGATCGCCCGCCCGTCGTCCGGGCGCATCCGTGGCCCGTAGGTGTTGAAGATGCGCGCGATGCCGGTGTCGGTGCCGAACGCGCGGCGGTACGCCATGGTGACCGCCTCGGCGAAGCGCTTGGCCTCGTCGTACACCCCCCGCGGCCCGACCGGGTTGACGTGCCCCCAGTACGTCTCCGGCTGCGGGTGGACCTGCGGGTCGCCGTAGGCCTCGGACGTCGAGGCGAGGAGGAAGCGAGCGCCCTTCTCGCGGGCCAGGTCGAGGGCGTGCCTGGTCCCCTCGG
It encodes:
- a CDS encoding UDP-glucuronic acid decarboxylase family protein; translated protein: EAARRAVVTGGAGFLGSHLCDRLLADGWHVLCLDNLSTGTTANIAHLADDPAFAFERVDVSAPFDVAGPVDAVLHFASPASPVDYQQLPIETLRVGSEGTRHALDLAREKGARFLLASTSEAYGDPQVHPQPETYWGHVNPVGPRGVYDEAKRFAEAVTMAYRRAFGTDTGIARIFNTYGPRMRPDDGRAIPTFITQALRGEPVTVAGNGEQTRSVCYVVDEIEGLVRLLGSGHPGPMNIGNPGELSVLKLAELVVSIVGSASPIVFVPRPEDDPSVRRPDISLAGDVLGWQPVVAVEEGIRTTVDWFRRHPDLGGAGHLAS